Genomic segment of bacterium BMS3Abin08:
AGCGAATAGAGGAGAGAGAAAACCCTGTATTGACAAGTACAATGGCCATGCAGATAAATCATGAAGATTTTTGCATTAAGACTGTAGTTGCAAAGAACTGTGAACGCAGCTATGATGTCAAAGGCAGTGAATTTGTCTCCAGTATCCCCCTGACGAATCTTGTACAGCTGCTTAACCCTGCCGCCCCTGAGGATGTAGTTGAGGCATCCTCTCAACTAAAATATAGAGACCTCATAATTGTGACGATTATGCTTAACCGCGAGAGGGTCACGGACCTCACATGGATGTATCTCCCAGAAGAGGAGATCCCTTTGGGAAGGATACACGAACCAAAGAACTGGAGTCCAACAATGGCCCCTGAAGGGAAAACACATATTGTGGCTGAATACTTCTGTTTTAAGGGCGACAAAATATGGAACTCCTCTGATGAAGAACTTACATCTACTACAGTGGGGCATCTCGAAAAATTGGGTTTTACTAATAAAGACGAGGTCATCGACAGCTATGTATTAAGAGTCCCTAAGGCATATCCCCTCTTTGAGATCGGATACAGAGAGCATTACAGCAAGATCTTAAGATACCTGCAGAACTTCAAAAACCTCCATATCATTGGCAGAAGCGGGATGTTCAGATATTATAATATGGACCATGCAATGGAGTCCGGAATTGAGGTGGCTGAGCATATCCTCAGAATGCCATTGTTAGAAGGAGAGAGGAATTCTCTGCTCATAGGAGCATAAATATGAAATGCGTCCTTATCATACCCTCCTGGGTGCCAGAGGATATCTTTCCTACCAAGACTGCAAGCTCTCAGATCAACTACTGGCAGCCCCTCGGAACCCTCTACGTTGCCGCCTCACTGTTGGAGGCAGGCCACGAGGTCAGGTTCTTAAATGGCGCATTCCTGAGCCATGATGAAATCATCGATGAGACGGAAAGATACAAGCCCGACTTTGCAGGTATCTATTCAACCACCTTTGGCTGGAGCATGGCAAAGAACACGGCCGGGGACATAAGGAGGCGAATGAAGGACGTCTTCATTGTAGCCGGTGGCCCCTATCCGATTGCATTGAAAGGCGGGTGTCTCGAGGACGCAAAATCGCTTGATGCCGTTGTGACCGGCGAGGGGGAGGCAACCCTGGTCGAACTCCTTGAAAGGCTCTCAAGGGGTATCCCGCTGAACGGTCTTAAGGGTCTGGCCTACCGGGAGGGAGATTTGGTAGTGGAGAACCCGCCAAGACCCCTTATCGATGACCTTGACTCCCTGCCCTTCCCTGCAAGAGAACTCCTTGGAAAGTCAGACAGCTATATCCCCCCCCCGGCAACATACCGGAGAAGGCCGGTTGCCGTGGTTATTTCATCGAGGGGATGCAACCGTAGGTGCATCTTCTGTTTTCAGATAGACCGGCAGAGGGCGAAGGGGATCAGATACAGAAGCATCGATAATGTAATGAAAGAGATAGAACACTGTCTTAGGCAGGGATACCGGGAGATAAAGTTTATTGACGACACTCTTGCCGCCGATTACGGAAGGGCTCTGGAACTTGCAGAGGAGATCAGGAGAAGGGGGCTTGACTTCACCTGGTTTGCCTCTGCCTGTGTGCATCAGGTTGACAGGAGACTTCTTAAGGCTTTCAGGGACGCCGGCTGCTGGGCCATCCTTATGGGGGCTGAAAGTGGTGTGCAGAAAAACCTCAACACCCTCAGGAAGGGGATTACCCTTGAGCAGATAAGGAGGGCCGTCAGGGATGCAAAGGATGTGGGGCTTAGGGTGTTCACACCTTTTTTGATAGGCATCCCCGGTGAGACCTATGAGGAGGCCCTTAAGACCATCGATTTCGCCTGCGAACTCGACCCTGACATGGCAAACTTCCACTCACTTACACCGTTCCCCGGGACTGATCTCTTTGACAATCTTGAGAGATTCGGGACCGTTTCGGATGACCTGAAAGACTACACTTACCAGGGCGCCGCGTTCACCCCTTACACCATGGGGAGGGATGATATAAGAGAACTCCGGCAGATCGCCTTCCGGAGGTTTTACTCCAGACCGGGATTTCTGATCAGGAGGCTCCTTTCAATAAGGACACTCCATGACGTCGTCATATCCGCCAAGGGCCTGAAAGGCCTGTTATGGCTCTGGTTAAAGAGAGACCTTTTTCACCCTAATACCGGAAGATAACCCTCACTTCTTATCGTTGGATTTGAAATTAATCTCTACCGGAAGCTAAGGCCAGGTACTCCTTCAGGACCGCCGGGTACATCCGCATATTGAAAAGTATGTTCATCATCAGGTAACACTCGTGACTACAGAGACATCCGCCGCTTTTTATGAAACCCCTTACCCGTTTTGCTCGCTCCGATCTTATTATCTCCCTGATATCGCAATTGCAGTCCCTGATATTTCCAAGTTTTTGATTGAAGGCTTCACAGGGAAAAACATCACCACCTTCCGTCATAACAAGGGTAAGCCGGCCGGCATAACAGGGCATGGTCCGTCTTTCTTTGGTCGCAATCTCGAAGATCAGCCGCCGCTGAAGAATGTCCTGTGCCGCCTTTAACCCCGCTCCCCTGAATCTGTAAACGCCTGCCTCCCCGGTCTTGAGGTTCTTTTCAAGGATCCTGATCACCCTGAAGTACTCATCCATATCAACTTCATCGAGGCCCTGTCCCCTGATGAGGGATACGGTGTGTGTCTTGATACCGTCGAGGCTTTTTACATGTTCAATAAGGGGTTCTAAAGAGCCCTGATTCCCTGAAGAAAACAGCGTATTTATTCCGAGTTCGAAGTTGCTGTAGCCGTCGAGAAGGCACCTCAGTTTTTCATAGGTTTCCATCACCTTTGCATAGGCTCCCTTGACTCCCCTCATCCTGTCATGGACACCCTCATCCCCGTCGAGAGAGAGCTTCACAACAACGGTGCTCTTGGGAGTCGATCTTAGAATTTCCTCGGTCCTCTCACTTATCGTCTCAGGCAGAAGGGCATTTGTTGAAAGCAGAATGATCGAAGGCCTGCATCTCTCATAAAACACCCTTGTAATTTCCACTATATCCTCACGGAGGTAGACCTCTCCACCAGAGAAGGATAGCCAGAGGAGGCTGCCCAATGAGTCTGCCACGCGCCTGATTTCATCAAGGCCGAGTTCCGGAGAGGAGGTTTCTGTAACAGGGCCATTGAGATAAAAACAGAAGGGACACCTTGCATTACACCTCCTTGTAACAAAGAAGGTGAACTGAATCGGCCGTTTCTTCCATATTACCGATGGCAGATGTCTCAATGGTGTGTATTTCATAACTAAATCAACCGGTTCCTTAATAGTGGCTGTCTTAACCTGCTATTCCCAGCATATTGCCGGCTAAATCCCTCGACCTGGGTCATAGCCTCTTTCCGAGAAAGGGATAAAAGATAATCCCTCCCATGGAACCGACGGCCACCGGCACCGGATACAGCAATGTGTAATAGAGAACGGACTTCAAAGCAAAAAAGATACCCCCTGCCTGATAGAACGCCCTTACAAGGTCCCTGCTCAGGAAACAGTTAACGGCAAAAAAGACCGGCACAAGAACGAAAAGCATGGAGGTCCCCAGAACAATTCCTGCAATGAGAACCATTATGGAGAGAACAAAGAAGAGAACGTTCGATTTCAGCTCATGGGATGCCGTCCCCGAGTCCCTCAGGAAATCCCTCCTCCTTAGGGAGTATATGCTCCAGTAGAAGGACTTCTTCAGGGCGTTCCTGAATGACGAAACAAGGTTGTAATCGAAGATATGCCGCACCTTTGTATCCGGTTGCATTATAAGGCTGCACCCCTTTGTCCTCGCCCTGTGGCTGAACTCAACATCCTCCAGGATCGGGAGGAAATCCTCTCTGAAGCCACCTATCAGGGAAAAGGTCTCCTTATGTAACGCCATCGCATGTGTAGGTATATAGTCGGGCGTTTGAGGATGCCTTGTCTCTGAGTAGTTGATAAACACGGACTGGAAATCGCTGAAAAAACCCCTGTCATGGGAGAGTTCGGTATAGGTTCCACCAATAACAAAGCCTGCACCCCTTTCCTTCAGGGCATTATATACCCTTGTCAGGGTATCGGGCTCAAGGATGCAGTCGGCATCGGTAAAGAAGATCAGCGGACCACGTGCAGCCCCTGCACCGCGGTTCCTTGCACTTGAGGCACCGGAATGTTTTTCAAGTCTTATCAGTCTGCATGGAAACCCCTCGATAACCTCGGCAGAGCCGTCATCAGAGCCGTCATCAACAACTATCACCTCATATCCGGTAAAGAGCTGCCTGAACACGGACTCAAGACATAACCCAATCGTTGAACTCCCGTTCCGGTTCGGTATCACTACTGACAGATCTATGTTCATATCTCACCTGCCGGTTTCTGATCCTTTATAAAAATTGCCTGATATCTTATAATTAATATGAATATATGTTTGTTTTATGTTATTCTATTAAACCATATTTTCTCCAACTCAATGGTTCTTGAAACCTGTTCAGGTTCCTGAAACTTATTCACTCTTTAAAAAACGAAAACCCGGATGAACCGAAATCAGCAGATTACTTTCTCTTCAGCGCTTACTGTCCCTTGGAGGTTAAATGAACGGATTGATTGAAAAGATAGCGCATCTTGAGGAAAAACACGACAGGCTCGCCCCCGAGCTTGTAAAAAGCAGGAACATAAAACTGGGACTGCGTAACTCGGACGGCACCGGGGTGGTCGTAGGTATCACAAGCAAGGGTCAGGTTAAGGGTTTTGAAAGAGACAAATGGGGGAAAAACCATCCCGTTCCGGGCAAGCTCTTCTACTGTGGTTACGACGTAGAGACAATAGTCAGGAATATAGAGAAAGAGAAGATATTTGGATTTGAGGAGGTTATATACCTGCTGCTCACAGGCGAACTCCCCAGGAAAGCCGACCTCGACAGTTTTTCCGCTGCCCTTGCAGAACGCAGAGGGCTGCCCCAGCTTGCAAAAAAGATTATCAGGTACAATTCAGAAAACGATGACCAGATGGGAGCGCTTCATATTGCAGTGGCCTCCCTTCACAAATTTGACACCAACCCGAGGTCCACGAATATACGGGATGTCACCAGACAGTGTATCGATCTCATAGCCAAGGCCCCGACCATTATCGCTTACAACTACTGTGTACTGCGCGGCGATGATGTATTCCCAAATTTTGTCGAGCCTGATCCC
This window contains:
- the epsJ_2 gene encoding putative glycosyltransferase EpsJ, with product MNIDLSVVIPNRNGSSTIGLCLESVFRQLFTGYEVIVVDDGSDDGSAEVIEGFPCRLIRLEKHSGASSARNRGAGAARGPLIFFTDADCILEPDTLTRVYNALKERGAGFVIGGTYTELSHDRGFFSDFQSVFINYSETRHPQTPDYIPTHAMALHKETFSLIGGFREDFLPILEDVEFSHRARTKGCSLIMQPDTKVRHIFDYNLVSSFRNALKKSFYWSIYSLRRRDFLRDSGTASHELKSNVLFFVLSIMVLIAGIVLGTSMLFVLVPVFFAVNCFLSRDLVRAFYQAGGIFFALKSVLYYTLLYPVPVAVGSMGGIIFYPFLGKRL
- the albA_5 gene encoding antilisterial bacteriocin subtilosin biosynthesis protein AlbA, translated to MKYTPLRHLPSVIWKKRPIQFTFFVTRRCNARCPFCFYLNGPVTETSSPELGLDEIRRVADSLGSLLWLSFSGGEVYLREDIVEITRVFYERCRPSIILLSTNALLPETISERTEEILRSTPKSTVVVKLSLDGDEGVHDRMRGVKGAYAKVMETYEKLRCLLDGYSNFELGINTLFSSGNQGSLEPLIEHVKSLDGIKTHTVSLIRGQGLDEVDMDEYFRVIRILEKNLKTGEAGVYRFRGAGLKAAQDILQRRLIFEIATKERRTMPCYAGRLTLVMTEGGDVFPCEAFNQKLGNIRDCNCDIREIIRSERAKRVRGFIKSGGCLCSHECYLMMNILFNMRMYPAVLKEYLALASGRD
- the miaB_2 gene encoding (Dimethylallyl)adenosine tRNA methylthiotransferase MiaB, producing MKCVLIIPSWVPEDIFPTKTASSQINYWQPLGTLYVAASLLEAGHEVRFLNGAFLSHDEIIDETERYKPDFAGIYSTTFGWSMAKNTAGDIRRRMKDVFIVAGGPYPIALKGGCLEDAKSLDAVVTGEGEATLVELLERLSRGIPLNGLKGLAYREGDLVVENPPRPLIDDLDSLPFPARELLGKSDSYIPPPATYRRRPVAVVISSRGCNRRCIFCFQIDRQRAKGIRYRSIDNVMKEIEHCLRQGYREIKFIDDTLAADYGRALELAEEIRRRGLDFTWFASACVHQVDRRLLKAFRDAGCWAILMGAESGVQKNLNTLRKGITLEQIRRAVRDAKDVGLRVFTPFLIGIPGETYEEALKTIDFACELDPDMANFHSLTPFPGTDLFDNLERFGTVSDDLKDYTYQGAAFTPYTMGRDDIRELRQIAFRRFYSRPGFLIRRLLSIRTLHDVVISAKGLKGLLWLWLKRDLFHPNTGR
- the glf gene encoding UDP-galactopyranose mutase codes for the protein MDVLQGKVHIIINNGAPYSKVKPPRKIVILGAGLAGLSAAYILSKAGRKVIVFESDSTVGGLSKTVNCRGFSFDLGGHRFITRNKKIEQFVMELLNGDFLVVPRKSKIYMLNRYFDYPLRPANAVLGLGLSTTLQIISDYCKERVKNTLRPPEIVSLEDWVINQFGRKMFDIYFKEYSEKVWGIECRRISKEWVAQRIKGLSLWAAIKNGFFKFSGKEIDTLSDKFVYPPMGIGQISEKLKERIEERENPVLTSTMAMQINHEDFCIKTVVAKNCERSYDVKGSEFVSSIPLTNLVQLLNPAAPEDVVEASSQLKYRDLIIVTIMLNRERVTDLTWMYLPEEEIPLGRIHEPKNWSPTMAPEGKTHIVAEYFCFKGDKIWNSSDEELTSTTVGHLEKLGFTNKDEVIDSYVLRVPKAYPLFEIGYREHYSKILRYLQNFKNLHIIGRSGMFRYYNMDHAMESGIEVAEHILRMPLLEGERNSLLIGA